From the Aminivibrio pyruvatiphilus genome, one window contains:
- a CDS encoding TlyA family RNA methyltransferase has product MSSSKKERIDRLLVSKGLVETRSKAQALLLAGKVFVGGSRVDKTGSLVPADASIEVRDDGEKWVSRGAHKLLRGLSSFSVSPADLVCVDIGASTGGFTQVLLEGGARKVYAVDVGYGQLAWSLRNDERVVVMERTNARALTPENFREIPDLVVADASFISLKLLIPPIRLILSPGGQAILLVKPQFEVGKGRVGKGGVVRSKEDHVAVLKDILAFCEESGDFYPAGLTFSPITGPMGNIEYLLHGVRAGGSCRPLSPEETVEEAHHFFRKEG; this is encoded by the coding sequence TTGTCGAGTTCCAAAAAAGAGCGTATCGACAGGCTGCTCGTATCTAAGGGACTCGTTGAGACGAGATCGAAAGCCCAGGCCCTTCTTCTGGCCGGCAAAGTCTTTGTCGGCGGTTCCAGGGTGGACAAGACAGGCTCCCTGGTTCCGGCGGACGCCTCTATCGAAGTCCGGGACGACGGGGAAAAATGGGTCAGCAGGGGAGCGCACAAACTTCTCAGGGGACTCTCTTCGTTTTCCGTTTCGCCTGCGGATTTGGTCTGCGTTGACATCGGGGCCTCCACCGGGGGATTTACCCAGGTTCTTCTCGAAGGAGGGGCCCGGAAGGTCTACGCGGTGGACGTAGGCTATGGTCAGCTCGCCTGGTCCCTGCGGAATGACGAAAGAGTCGTGGTCATGGAAAGGACCAACGCCAGGGCGCTCACCCCGGAGAATTTCCGGGAGATCCCCGACCTCGTCGTCGCTGACGCATCCTTTATTTCCCTGAAGCTCCTGATCCCCCCGATCCGGCTGATACTCTCCCCGGGAGGGCAGGCAATTCTGCTGGTGAAACCCCAGTTCGAGGTCGGGAAAGGCCGGGTCGGAAAAGGGGGAGTTGTCCGATCGAAGGAGGACCACGTGGCGGTCCTGAAGGATATCCTCGCCTTCTGCGAGGAGAGCGGCGATTTTTATCCGGCGGGGCTGACCTTTTCTCCCATTACCGGTCCCATGGGAAATATAGAGTATCTTCTCCACGGGGTCAGGGCCGGAGGATCATGCAGACCGCTGTCTCCGGAAGAAACAGTGGAAGAAGCCCATCACTTTTTCCGGAAGGAAGGATAG
- a CDS encoding NAD(+)/NADH kinase gives MADPRIGMLVNTRKPGALAMARSLIEWGKASGVSFLFPPHEASVLGIQGVDDEEWRRAVSIAVVIGGDGTFLRAARYVLGASISLYGINLGHLGFLASGKAEEAEKDLEAILRGEYSLSSHRVLEGKIRRDGKNIHSLFALNDLVLAKGAMARVMHIEVSLGDKVLNTLPADGIIVSTPTGSTAYALSAGGPIVPPHIPCMIIVPICAHTLYTRPVLAGENDVITLTPKGNHRDLLLTQDGQLGYEILPGDSILISLNGEKAVSVITLPTRNYFDLLQEKLQWGRGIVTFEKE, from the coding sequence ATGGCGGATCCCCGCATCGGAATGCTCGTCAATACGCGAAAACCGGGAGCGCTCGCAATGGCCAGGTCTCTCATCGAATGGGGGAAGGCGTCGGGAGTTTCCTTTCTTTTCCCCCCCCACGAGGCTTCGGTCCTGGGGATACAGGGAGTAGACGACGAAGAGTGGAGAAGGGCCGTTTCAATAGCCGTCGTCATCGGGGGCGACGGAACATTCCTCCGGGCGGCGAGATATGTTCTCGGTGCATCCATCTCCCTCTACGGCATCAACCTGGGGCATCTCGGCTTCCTTGCCTCGGGGAAGGCCGAGGAAGCGGAAAAGGACCTTGAAGCTATCCTGCGGGGAGAGTATTCCCTGTCCTCCCACCGGGTTCTCGAGGGAAAAATCCGCAGGGACGGAAAAAACATCCACAGCCTTTTCGCCCTGAACGACCTTGTCCTCGCCAAGGGAGCCATGGCCAGGGTGATGCACATCGAGGTGAGTCTCGGCGACAAAGTGCTCAACACGCTGCCCGCGGACGGCATCATCGTTTCCACTCCCACGGGATCCACCGCATATGCCCTTTCAGCCGGAGGACCGATTGTTCCTCCCCACATTCCCTGCATGATCATCGTTCCCATCTGCGCCCACACCCTCTATACCCGTCCGGTGCTCGCCGGTGAGAACGACGTCATTACCCTTACCCCGAAGGGAAACCACAGGGATCTGCTTCTCACCCAGGACGGGCAGCTGGGGTACGAAATCCTTCCCGGAGACAGTATACTCATCTCCCTGAACGGCGAAAAGGCCGTCAGCGTGATCACCCTGCCCACGAGGAACTACTTCGATCTTCTCCAGGAGAAACTCCAGTGGGGAAGGGGAATCGTCACCTTCGAAAAGGAGTGA